A DNA window from Niabella yanshanensis contains the following coding sequences:
- the hemB gene encoding porphobilinogen synthase gives MYLQRRNRITRRSGAIRSLLAETLLTPNDFILPLFITEGQDIIEEIPSMKGYYRRSLNKTIEDVKQMWTLGIKAVLLFVKASDEVKDNTGKEAWNPDGLMQRSVKAIKDAVPEMVVMTDVALDPYSIYGHDGIVDIEKGTIINDQTVEALTLMSLSHAAAGADFIAPSDMMDGRIGAFRKALEENGFTDTGIMSYSAKYASCFYGPFRDALDSAPGFGDKKTYQMNYANRLEAINETLQDVEQGADIVMVKPAMAYLDIIREIKNSVTVPVSAYHVSGEYAMIKAAAEKGWLDENKAILESLTSIKRAGADLIATYFAVDAAKLLNN, from the coding sequence ATGTACTTACAACGTAGAAACCGCATTACGCGCAGGTCGGGAGCCATCAGAAGCCTGCTGGCCGAAACCCTACTGACACCCAATGATTTTATTCTTCCGTTATTTATAACTGAAGGGCAGGATATAATAGAAGAGATACCCTCCATGAAGGGATATTACAGGCGTTCGTTGAACAAGACAATTGAAGATGTGAAGCAGATGTGGACGCTTGGGATTAAAGCCGTACTATTGTTTGTAAAGGCATCGGATGAAGTAAAAGATAATACCGGGAAAGAAGCCTGGAATCCTGATGGTTTGATGCAAAGAAGTGTGAAGGCTATTAAGGATGCAGTGCCTGAAATGGTTGTAATGACAGATGTGGCGCTGGATCCGTATTCGATTTATGGTCATGACGGTATCGTGGATATAGAAAAGGGTACAATAATAAATGACCAGACGGTAGAAGCATTGACTTTAATGAGTTTGTCTCATGCTGCTGCAGGAGCCGACTTTATTGCACCCAGCGATATGATGGACGGCCGCATAGGCGCATTCAGGAAAGCGCTGGAAGAAAATGGATTTACTGATACAGGAATCATGAGTTACAGTGCCAAGTATGCCAGCTGTTTTTATGGACCTTTCAGAGATGCCCTGGACAGTGCACCCGGCTTTGGTGATAAGAAAACCTACCAGATGAATTATGCCAATCGGCTGGAAGCGATCAATGAAACCTTACAGGATGTAGAACAGGGCGCCGATATCGTAATGGTGAAACCAGCCATGGCTTACCTGGATATCATCAGGGAAATAAAAAATAGTGTAACGGTGCCTGTAAGCGCTTACCATGTCAGTGGTGAGTATGCGATGATTAAAGCTGCCGCAGAAAAAGGATGGCTCGACGAAAATAAGGCCATCCTCGAAAGCCTCACCTCTATTAAGAGAGCGGGCGCAGATTTAATTGCCACTTATTTTGCAGTAGATGCCGCTAAGCTTTTAAATAACTAA
- the hemE gene encoding uroporphyrinogen decarboxylase: protein MKRDTTIKNDLLIRTLLGEPTERTPVWMMRQAGRYLPEYIRLREKYSFFERCQNPQLACEITLQPVDIVGVDAAILFSDILVVPQAMGLEVQLIEKQGPLLPDPIKTQSDLNRIKVPDVNDTLYYVFDAIKLIKQELNGRVPLIGFAGAPWTLLCYMVQGKGSKTFDEAKGFCYQNPGLAHTLLQMITDTTIRYLKGQIAAGADTVQIFDSWGGLLSKQDFETFSLQYIRQIVAAVKDEAPTIVFAKGAWSSLEEMAATGAHGLGIDWCIEPAMARKFAGAHVTLQGNFDPAKLLSPTPVIRKEVTQMLQAFGPGRHVANLGHGILPNVPVDHARAFVDTVKEFRF, encoded by the coding sequence ATGAAAAGAGATACTACTATAAAAAATGATTTATTGATCCGGACATTACTGGGGGAACCGACAGAACGCACGCCTGTTTGGATGATGCGCCAGGCCGGACGCTACTTACCGGAGTATATCCGGTTAAGAGAAAAGTATTCTTTTTTTGAAAGATGTCAGAACCCCCAACTGGCTTGTGAAATTACCTTACAGCCGGTGGATATTGTAGGGGTGGATGCTGCTATCTTATTTTCTGATATATTGGTAGTGCCCCAGGCAATGGGGCTTGAAGTGCAGTTAATAGAGAAGCAGGGCCCTTTATTGCCCGACCCGATAAAAACGCAAAGCGATTTGAACCGCATTAAAGTACCTGATGTAAATGATACATTGTATTACGTATTTGATGCCATCAAGCTGATTAAGCAGGAGTTGAACGGCCGGGTGCCATTGATTGGTTTCGCCGGTGCGCCATGGACCTTGCTTTGTTATATGGTACAGGGCAAAGGCAGCAAGACTTTTGATGAAGCTAAAGGATTTTGCTACCAGAACCCCGGGCTGGCACATACCTTATTGCAAATGATCACAGATACTACCATACGATATTTAAAAGGACAGATTGCCGCCGGGGCGGATACCGTACAGATATTTGACAGTTGGGGTGGTTTATTGAGCAAACAGGATTTTGAAACTTTTTCATTGCAATATATCCGTCAAATCGTGGCGGCTGTAAAAGACGAAGCACCTACCATTGTTTTTGCAAAAGGGGCCTGGAGTTCGCTGGAAGAAATGGCTGCTACTGGAGCTCACGGACTAGGTATAGATTGGTGTATTGAACCTGCAATGGCCAGGAAATTTGCAGGCGCCCATGTAACTTTGCAAGGGAACTTTGACCCCGCAAAATTGTTATCGCCTACACCGGTGATCCGAAAAGAAGTAACACAAATGTTACAGGCTTTTGGGCCAGGAAGGCATGTTGCCAATTTAGGTCATGGTATTCTGCCCAATGTGCCGGTAGATCATGCCAGGGCTTTTGTAGATACGGTTAAGGAGTTCCGTTTTTAA
- a CDS encoding uroporphyrinogen-III synthase, protein MQNKRIQILSTKVLDEALIADAANHEMDIKCLPFIDTVPVTDNAIVDAIRRLGGQSITAIFTSSKSVTAVAALTNKSVNWDIYSLFGATKDQVQKHFPRSTVHATAADSASLAGEITEAGITEAYFFCGDRRMDTIPEKLAGKTDVKQLVVYSTHETAHQVAQSFDGIFFFSPSAVKSFCSVNLIGEETACFAVGNTTAASLQPFTQNIIVAAEASGQAVIKKAKETFGKV, encoded by the coding sequence ATGCAAAATAAGAGGATACAAATATTAAGCACCAAAGTATTGGACGAAGCGCTCATAGCAGATGCTGCCAATCATGAAATGGATATTAAATGTCTACCTTTTATTGATACGGTACCTGTAACTGACAATGCTATAGTTGATGCCATACGCCGCTTAGGTGGCCAATCTATTACTGCTATTTTCACCAGCTCTAAATCGGTTACGGCAGTAGCTGCACTAACTAATAAAAGCGTTAACTGGGATATATATAGTCTTTTCGGGGCTACAAAAGATCAGGTGCAGAAACATTTCCCTCGGTCAACTGTTCATGCAACCGCCGCAGACAGTGCTTCGCTGGCAGGTGAAATAACAGAGGCCGGTATCACGGAAGCGTATTTTTTTTGTGGCGATAGACGTATGGATACGATTCCCGAAAAATTAGCCGGTAAAACAGACGTAAAGCAACTGGTTGTTTACAGCACTCATGAGACGGCTCATCAAGTAGCGCAATCATTTGATGGCATATTTTTTTTTAGCCCCAGCGCTGTAAAAAGCTTCTGCAGTGTGAACCTTATTGGAGAAGAAACGGCCTGCTTTGCGGTTGGAAACACTACCGCAGCATCTTTACAGCCGTTTACACAAAACATAATTGTTGCGGCTGAAGCAAGCGGACAGGCTGTGATCAAAAAGGCGAAAGAAACATTCGGGAAAGTATAA
- a CDS encoding M1 family metallopeptidase produces MKKFAGLLLLLIFTVSLAAQDLYMPRNIKAAYQKGTRSLRGVPGLGYWQNKGVYDITVRVEPVSKTVTGSETIIYTNNSPDTLKELIIRFVNNLHKPQAPRYDYFPADFLTDGLKIKMLSIDRFIYKTDGSDWGTVSPIELVKPIFPGQQAQVRIEWSYPLSRHSDREGQIDSQTFFCAYAYPRISVYDDYNGWDRLQHVGRQEFYNDFNDYDLKVQVPKNYVVWATGTLQNAAEVLLPEAAERLKLSFTARNVIHVATADQMKEGKITVQQEWNTWHFTAQNITDMCFALSNHYVWDAGNTMVDMVTGKQVSMQAAYKEGAADFKQYVDWGKYCLQWFSSKWPGVPYPYPTMTAIQGFADMEYPMMVNDASIEDLKDSRLTLDHEVAHTYFPFYMGTNETRYAFMDEGWATAFEYLIGGEENGKAYADSVFRAFRVEHYINDPSAEQDQPVISMSSQLSGVGYGNNAYVKPALAYLALKDLLGDTLFKKALHQYMANWNGKHPIPWDFFYSFNTATQQNLNWFWNNWFFSNHYIDLRIKQIDIHTVQVENIGGFAIPFDVKTVLADGSERIMHYTPAVWQGAKAINIKTSTNKKIKTMVIDGGIFMDATPADNTLSL; encoded by the coding sequence ATGAAAAAATTTGCTGGATTATTATTGCTGTTGATTTTTACTGTCTCATTAGCAGCGCAGGATTTATATATGCCCCGCAACATTAAAGCTGCGTACCAAAAGGGTACCCGGTCTCTCCGGGGCGTACCTGGCTTAGGATACTGGCAGAATAAAGGTGTTTATGATATCACTGTACGGGTAGAGCCTGTATCCAAAACAGTTACGGGCAGTGAGACAATTATATACACTAACAATAGCCCTGATACGTTAAAAGAGTTGATAATCCGTTTTGTCAACAACCTGCACAAGCCCCAGGCTCCCCGTTATGATTATTTTCCCGCAGATTTTTTAACAGACGGGTTAAAAATAAAAATGCTATCCATCGATCGTTTTATTTATAAAACAGATGGAAGCGATTGGGGAACTGTAAGCCCTATTGAATTAGTCAAGCCCATATTTCCCGGGCAGCAGGCGCAGGTCAGGATAGAATGGAGCTATCCCCTGTCCAGGCACAGCGACCGGGAAGGACAGATCGATTCTCAAACCTTTTTCTGTGCGTACGCCTATCCCCGCATCTCAGTATATGATGATTATAACGGATGGGACAGGCTGCAACATGTAGGCAGGCAGGAGTTTTATAATGATTTTAATGATTATGATCTGAAGGTACAGGTGCCTAAAAATTATGTAGTATGGGCCACCGGAACCCTGCAGAATGCTGCTGAGGTATTGTTGCCTGAAGCAGCCGAAAGATTGAAATTATCTTTCACGGCTCGGAATGTTATTCATGTGGCTACAGCCGACCAAATGAAAGAAGGTAAAATTACCGTACAGCAGGAATGGAATACCTGGCATTTTACGGCTCAAAACATAACCGATATGTGCTTTGCTTTAAGCAATCATTATGTTTGGGATGCCGGAAATACGATGGTTGATATGGTTACAGGAAAACAGGTAAGCATGCAGGCGGCTTATAAAGAGGGAGCAGCAGACTTTAAACAATATGTAGATTGGGGAAAGTACTGCCTTCAATGGTTTTCATCCAAATGGCCGGGAGTGCCTTATCCCTATCCCACGATGACCGCCATACAGGGTTTTGCAGACATGGAGTACCCTATGATGGTCAATGATGCATCAATCGAAGATTTAAAGGACTCGCGTTTAACCCTGGATCATGAAGTAGCTCATACCTACTTTCCTTTTTATATGGGCACCAACGAAACCCGCTATGCTTTTATGGATGAAGGCTGGGCTACGGCTTTCGAATATCTTATAGGGGGAGAGGAAAATGGTAAAGCCTATGCAGATTCGGTGTTCAGGGCTTTTCGTGTGGAACATTATATCAATGATCCTTCGGCCGAGCAGGATCAGCCTGTTATTTCGATGTCGTCTCAGTTAAGTGGTGTGGGGTATGGTAATAATGCTTATGTAAAACCGGCATTGGCTTATTTAGCGCTAAAAGATCTGCTGGGAGATACCCTTTTTAAAAAAGCGCTACATCAATACATGGCCAATTGGAATGGAAAGCATCCTATTCCATGGGATTTTTTTTATTCTTTCAATACCGCAACCCAACAAAATCTAAACTGGTTTTGGAACAACTGGTTTTTTAGCAATCATTATATCGACCTGCGAATAAAGCAAATTGATATCCATACGGTACAGGTCGAAAATATAGGCGGATTTGCCATTCCCTTTGATGTGAAGACGGTTTTGGCTGATGGAAGTGAACGGATCATGCATTACACCCCGGCAGTTTGGCAAGGTGCGAAGGCGATCAATATAAAAACATCCACTAATAAGAAGATTAAAACTATGGTGATTGACGGGGGCATTTTTATGGATGCCACACCCGCCGATAACACTCTTTCATTATAA
- the hemC gene encoding hydroxymethylbilane synthase, with product MQNNPIRIGTRESQLAVWQADLVKKLLEDNGHAAELVFIKSEGDIDLVTPLYAMGVQGVFTRALDAALLNNRIDIAVHSMKDVPVQLPQGIVQAAVLERASYKDILVYREQFTEDSITQINHGLLSTDNQQLSSLLIGTSSIRRKAQWLNRYPGTVIENLRGNINTRLKKVAESQWHGAIFAAAGLERINVRPENSIDLDWMLPAPAQGAIMAVARDGDYNILEAFAPINHNDTAIAVKIERDFLSALMGGCSTPISALAEVTPQGILFKGNIISPDGSQKVAVERTFSKAEADNAGTLAGHDVLEQGGREIVTAFKNAK from the coding sequence ATGCAAAATAATCCTATCCGAATTGGTACCAGAGAGAGTCAGCTGGCAGTATGGCAGGCAGACCTGGTAAAGAAATTACTCGAAGACAATGGCCACGCCGCTGAGCTGGTATTTATAAAAAGCGAAGGTGATATAGACCTGGTTACTCCCTTATATGCAATGGGTGTACAGGGTGTATTTACCCGCGCTCTGGATGCCGCATTGCTGAATAACCGCATTGATATAGCGGTGCATAGCATGAAGGATGTGCCGGTGCAATTACCGCAAGGTATTGTTCAGGCAGCTGTATTAGAGAGGGCGAGCTACAAAGATATTTTAGTTTACAGAGAACAGTTTACAGAGGACAGCATTACTCAGATCAATCATGGACTGCTGTCAACCGACAACCAACAACTGTCATCTCTCCTTATAGGTACCAGCAGCATCCGTCGTAAAGCACAATGGCTGAACCGGTATCCCGGAACCGTAATAGAGAATTTAAGAGGAAATATCAATACGCGTTTAAAGAAAGTAGCCGAGAGTCAATGGCATGGGGCAATTTTCGCCGCGGCAGGTCTGGAGCGCATCAATGTAAGACCAGAAAACAGCATAGATCTTGATTGGATGTTGCCCGCTCCGGCGCAAGGAGCCATCATGGCTGTGGCTCGTGACGGAGACTACAATATATTAGAAGCTTTTGCTCCGATCAATCATAATGATACCGCAATTGCTGTAAAAATAGAAAGGGACTTTCTGAGCGCATTAATGGGCGGTTGCTCAACACCCATAAGTGCATTAGCCGAAGTAACTCCGCAGGGCATCCTGTTTAAAGGGAATATTATATCGCCTGACGGATCACAGAAAGTTGCTGTGGAAAGAACTTTTAGTAAAGCGGAAGCTGATAACGCCGGAACCCTGGCCGGGCATGATGTTTTGGAGCAGGGTGGCCGGGAAATTGTGACTGCATTTAAAAATGCAAAATAA
- the hemL gene encoding glutamate-1-semialdehyde 2,1-aminomutase — protein sequence MYSYQSSKALFERAQQSIPGGVNSPVRAFKSVGGTPLFIKKAKGAYLYDADDNQYIDYIASWGPMILGHAYEPVVKAICEKAQYSTSFGAPTELEIDMAELIRSITPNVDLIRMVSSGTEACMSALRVARGYTGRNRFIKFEGCYHGHADAFLVKAGSGVATFNIQTVPGVTAAIANDTLTCAYNDLDAVKKLVADNKDEVAAIIVEPVAGNMGCILPQPGFLEGLRQVCDSNGIVLIFDEVMTGFRLALGGAQERLGVAADLVTYGKVIGAGMPVGAFGGKREIMEVVAPLGNVYQAGTLSGNPIAMIAGFTLLSEMKANPSLLQELDNKTLYLKDGLEKVLHAWGQPYTINHLGSMISIHFGPHPVTDFATAAACDIERFKQFFHAMLKRGIYLPPSAYESWFLNNALTYEDLDATIKAVGESLAEL from the coding sequence ATGTATAGTTACCAGTCAAGTAAGGCTTTATTCGAGAGGGCGCAACAGAGTATCCCGGGCGGTGTTAACTCACCGGTACGGGCATTTAAAAGTGTGGGCGGTACACCCTTGTTTATCAAAAAAGCGAAAGGCGCTTATTTGTATGATGCAGATGATAATCAATATATAGACTATATCGCATCATGGGGGCCTATGATTTTGGGACATGCTTACGAACCCGTGGTCAAAGCTATTTGCGAGAAAGCTCAGTATTCCACATCCTTTGGTGCACCTACAGAACTGGAAATTGACATGGCTGAATTGATAAGATCTATTACACCTAATGTAGACCTGATACGGATGGTAAGCAGTGGCACCGAAGCCTGCATGAGCGCACTACGTGTGGCCAGAGGCTATACCGGGCGCAACAGGTTTATAAAATTTGAAGGCTGTTATCATGGACATGCGGATGCGTTTTTGGTAAAGGCTGGAAGCGGGGTGGCTACTTTTAATATACAAACAGTTCCCGGCGTAACAGCTGCAATCGCTAACGATACGCTTACCTGCGCTTATAATGATCTGGACGCGGTTAAGAAACTGGTTGCAGACAATAAAGATGAAGTGGCGGCTATAATTGTTGAACCGGTAGCGGGCAATATGGGCTGCATTCTTCCCCAACCAGGTTTCCTGGAAGGTCTGCGACAGGTTTGTGATAGTAATGGTATCGTGCTCATTTTTGATGAGGTGATGACAGGTTTTCGTCTGGCTTTGGGTGGCGCACAGGAAAGGCTGGGTGTGGCTGCGGACCTGGTCACTTACGGAAAAGTAATCGGGGCAGGTATGCCGGTAGGTGCTTTTGGTGGTAAGCGGGAGATCATGGAAGTGGTAGCGCCATTGGGCAATGTTTACCAGGCAGGTACGCTCAGTGGCAATCCCATCGCTATGATCGCCGGTTTTACTTTATTGAGTGAAATGAAAGCAAACCCATCGTTGTTACAGGAGTTGGATAATAAAACTTTATACCTGAAAGATGGACTGGAAAAAGTATTGCATGCATGGGGACAACCTTATACGATCAATCATCTGGGAAGCATGATTAGCATACACTTTGGTCCCCATCCCGTAACTGATTTTGCAACTGCAGCAGCTTGCGATATTGAGAGGTTTAAACAGTTTTTCCATGCAATGTTGAAACGGGGAATCTACCTGCCTCCATCTGCTTACGAAAGCTGGTTCTTAAACAATGCATTGACTTATGAAGATCTTGATGCAACAATAAAAGCTGTAGGGGAAAGCTTAGCTGAATTATAA
- a CDS encoding STM3941 family protein, giving the protein MNKSKAVKRFMFFVMLLLVFTLMAIQPQLFTRSSSTGFIKVAGFIGSFIFIIGAAFVAQKLFNKNPGLIIDNEGIADGSLGVMFPKLSWAQVTEIRHLENNGDHFIKLTIKDPEKYMATELNPLKRKMLEMNYNTLRTPVNIAASRLKIDFQELYTLIKDKREEFKNS; this is encoded by the coding sequence ATGAATAAATCAAAAGCCGTCAAAAGATTTATGTTCTTTGTGATGCTGCTTTTAGTATTTACTTTAATGGCGATACAGCCTCAGCTATTTACAAGAAGCAGCAGCACTGGCTTTATAAAAGTAGCCGGCTTTATAGGTTCTTTTATTTTTATTATTGGTGCAGCATTTGTTGCGCAAAAATTGTTTAATAAAAACCCCGGTCTGATAATAGATAATGAAGGCATAGCCGATGGTTCTTTGGGAGTAATGTTTCCAAAACTAAGCTGGGCACAGGTTACGGAGATCAGGCACCTGGAGAATAATGGTGATCACTTCATAAAGCTCACTATTAAAGACCCGGAAAAATATATGGCTACAGAGTTGAACCCATTGAAAAGAAAAATGCTGGAGATGAATTATAATACCCTGCGTACGCCCGTTAACATTGCGGCCAGTCGCTTAAAAATAGATTTCCAGGAATTATATACACTTATAAAGGATAAACGGGAAGAATTTAAAAACAGTTGA
- the hemN gene encoding oxygen-independent coproporphyrinogen III oxidase: MSLVTKYNIPGPRYTSYPTVPYWDEASFTADQWIETFRKSFKDSNGQEGISIYIHLPFCESLCTFCACHKRITKRHDVENPYIDTLLKEWEMYVKLLDDRPCIKELHLGGGTPTFFQPQNLHRLLKGILALADIDEHPEFSFEGHPNNTTVQHLETLYSLGFRRVSFGVQDYDLKVQKTINRLQPFERVRDVTANARALGYASISHDLVFGLPHQTWESMRDTIEKTISLKPDRIAFYSYAHVPWVKGVGQRGFDENDLPDAETKRALYENGKQLLLDLGYVEVGMDHFSLPTDGLYQSVLNKTIHRNFMGYSSSSTQLMIGLGMSAISDSWYAFAQNDKSVEEYTKRVNKGVLPVFRGHILNEEDLVVRKHILNLMCNLETSWQEESMQLSEIPDILERLQEMKQDGLIEIDENHLLVTEKGRTFARNIAMAFDLRLIRRQPQTRIFSMTV, translated from the coding sequence ATGAGCCTGGTAACAAAATATAATATTCCGGGTCCGCGGTATACAAGCTATCCCACTGTTCCATATTGGGATGAGGCGTCTTTTACCGCAGATCAGTGGATTGAAACCTTTCGCAAAAGTTTTAAGGACAGTAATGGTCAGGAGGGTATCAGTATATACATTCATCTTCCGTTTTGCGAAAGCCTCTGCACTTTTTGTGCCTGTCATAAACGGATTACTAAAAGGCATGATGTAGAGAATCCGTATATCGACACTTTGCTGAAGGAATGGGAAATGTATGTCAAATTATTGGACGATCGTCCCTGTATAAAAGAACTGCACCTGGGTGGCGGTACGCCCACTTTTTTTCAACCTCAAAACCTGCATCGTTTATTAAAAGGTATATTGGCTCTGGCAGATATCGACGAGCACCCCGAGTTTAGTTTTGAAGGACATCCCAATAATACGACAGTTCAACATCTGGAAACCTTATATAGCCTCGGTTTCAGACGGGTGAGCTTTGGTGTGCAGGACTATGATTTGAAGGTTCAGAAAACGATCAATCGCTTACAACCTTTTGAGCGTGTCAGGGATGTGACTGCCAATGCAAGGGCGTTGGGGTATGCAAGTATCAGCCATGACCTGGTATTTGGCTTGCCTCACCAGACCTGGGAAAGCATGAGGGATACAATAGAAAAGACTATATCACTTAAGCCGGATCGTATTGCCTTTTATTCCTATGCACATGTGCCATGGGTAAAAGGAGTAGGACAAAGAGGATTTGATGAAAATGACCTGCCTGATGCTGAAACAAAAAGGGCTTTGTATGAAAATGGTAAGCAGCTGCTGCTTGATTTAGGATATGTTGAGGTAGGCATGGATCATTTCTCCTTGCCCACCGATGGCTTATACCAGTCTGTATTGAATAAAACGATTCACCGGAATTTTATGGGCTATTCCTCCTCATCCACCCAACTGATGATCGGATTGGGGATGTCGGCTATCAGCGATAGCTGGTATGCGTTTGCGCAAAATGATAAGTCGGTTGAAGAATATACCAAAAGAGTTAACAAAGGGGTACTACCTGTTTTTAGAGGGCATATATTGAATGAGGAAGACCTGGTGGTAAGAAAACATATTCTGAACCTGATGTGCAATTTAGAAACGTCCTGGCAGGAAGAAAGCATGCAATTGTCTGAGATACCGGATATCCTGGAACGTTTACAGGAAATGAAACAGGATGGCTTAATTGAAATAGATGAGAATCATTTGCTGGTAACAGAAAAAGGCCGCACTTTCGCACGCAATATTGCCATGGCGTTCGATCTTAGGTTGATACGCCGGCAACCGCAGACAAGAATATTTTCAATGACCGTATAA
- the hemF gene encoding oxygen-dependent coproporphyrinogen oxidase — translation MSVKEQWIEFIHDLQNRICAALEQEDGKAKFVEDEWARDGGGGGKTRVIANGDVFEKGGVNTSVVYGQVTDTMRKALNINGDQWFAAGLSLVIHPFNPFVPTVHCNYRMFELYNEQGETIDRWFGGGTDLTPYYLFEEDAVHFHRTYKNVCDGFDSSFYPRFKKVCDDYFVNTHRDNERRGIGGIFYDHQKADDNKDVDFWINFGKACGNAFIPAYLPIVNKRKNTTFEPSHKYWQEIRRGRYVEFNLVHDRGTIFGLKTNGRTESILMSLPATVRFDYNYQPVPESEEDRLLQACKHPREWITTIDISEEDWASRVNRC, via the coding sequence ATGAGCGTAAAAGAACAATGGATAGAATTTATTCACGACCTGCAGAATCGCATTTGTGCGGCGCTGGAACAGGAGGATGGAAAAGCTAAGTTTGTAGAGGACGAGTGGGCGCGTGATGGCGGCGGCGGTGGAAAAACCCGCGTTATTGCTAATGGAGATGTATTTGAGAAAGGCGGTGTTAATACTTCCGTTGTATATGGACAGGTCACCGATACTATGCGAAAGGCATTGAACATTAACGGTGATCAATGGTTTGCTGCAGGCCTCAGCCTGGTTATCCATCCTTTTAATCCCTTTGTACCAACCGTGCATTGTAATTACCGCATGTTTGAATTGTATAACGAACAAGGTGAAACAATAGACCGGTGGTTTGGTGGCGGCACGGATCTGACACCCTATTATTTATTTGAGGAAGATGCGGTGCATTTTCACCGCACTTATAAAAATGTATGCGATGGTTTTGACAGCTCATTTTATCCCCGGTTCAAAAAAGTATGTGATGACTATTTTGTAAATACCCACCGTGATAATGAACGGCGTGGTATCGGTGGTATATTTTATGATCATCAAAAAGCGGACGATAATAAGGATGTAGACTTTTGGATAAACTTTGGAAAAGCCTGTGGCAATGCATTTATACCGGCATACCTGCCTATTGTCAACAAAAGAAAAAATACAACGTTTGAGCCTTCACATAAATACTGGCAGGAGATAAGACGTGGCAGATATGTAGAGTTTAACCTGGTGCACGACAGGGGCACTATCTTCGGCCTCAAAACAAATGGTAGAACGGAAAGTATTTTGATGAGCTTACCCGCCACTGTTCGTTTTGATTATAATTACCAACCTGTACCCGAAAGCGAAGAAGACCGGTTATTGCAGGCCTGTAAACATCCAAGGGAATGGATCACCACCATTGACATTTCTGAAGAGGATTGGGCATCCCGCGTAAACAGGTGTTGA
- a CDS encoding four helix bundle protein — protein MNRQELQSRTKKFHVDVIKLCEDFPRNAAGFETAKQLIRSAGSVGASYRASVRAKSPADFLYKIEIVLEEADESHYWLEVVNDARLSQGPEPERLIKEANELTAIFAATDKTNKSKINKVR, from the coding sequence ATGAATAGGCAAGAATTGCAAAGCAGGACAAAGAAATTTCATGTAGATGTTATTAAACTTTGCGAAGACTTTCCAAGGAACGCAGCCGGTTTTGAAACTGCAAAGCAATTAATACGATCTGCAGGATCGGTAGGTGCCAGCTACAGAGCATCAGTAAGGGCGAAATCTCCAGCCGATTTTTTATACAAGATTGAAATTGTATTAGAGGAGGCGGATGAGAGTCATTATTGGCTGGAAGTAGTAAATGATGCGAGGTTGAGTCAGGGACCGGAACCTGAGAGATTAATTAAGGAAGCAAATGAACTGACGGCAATTTTTGCCGCGACCGATAAAACAAATAAATCAAAAATTAATAAAGTAAGATGA